A genomic window from Lactobacillus sp. ESL0677 includes:
- the hslV gene encoding HslU--HslV peptidase proteolytic subunit: protein MTTICSVKFNGKTAIAGDGQVTLGEKVIAKATAKKIRRIYHDRVVIGFAGGVADAVSLQDMLEGKLEAFGGDLRRAAVEMAQSWRKDPTLQKLEAMLIAFDEKDLLLISGNGEVLEPDENVVAIGSGGNFAQAAAIALTRHSTGMSAEEIAHEAVEIASGIDIFTDNQIITDEL from the coding sequence ATGACAACAATTTGTTCAGTAAAATTTAATGGTAAAACAGCAATCGCTGGTGACGGTCAAGTTACCTTAGGCGAAAAGGTAATTGCCAAGGCAACAGCTAAAAAGATCCGGCGGATCTATCATGACCGCGTTGTGATCGGCTTTGCCGGCGGAGTTGCGGATGCGGTTAGCTTGCAGGACATGTTGGAGGGCAAACTAGAAGCCTTTGGCGGCGACTTACGTCGTGCTGCCGTTGAGATGGCCCAATCATGGCGTAAAGATCCTACTCTGCAAAAGCTAGAAGCAATGCTGATTGCATTTGATGAAAAGGATTTGTTGCTGATTTCTGGAAATGGTGAAGTGCTGGAACCAGACGAAAATGTTGTCGCAATTGGTTCTGGTGGTAACTTTGCTCAGGCTGCTGCAATCGCTTTGACAAGACACTCAACAGGGATGTCTGCTGAAGAAATTGCTCATGAAGCAGTGGAAATTGCTTCAGGAATTGATATTTTTACTGATAATCAAATTATTACGGACGAACTCTAA
- the xerC gene encoding tyrosine recombinase XerC: MTTQDQELQSFISYLQNERHYSSKTIQSYQTDLLEAKAFWQANGGFVTWQKISERDVEIFLQNLAERKLARTTQARKMSSLRSFYRFLTRRKVVKTNPTQTIVLRKKTRKLPQFFYAPEMKQVFATLTASDPLTVRNLAMFELFYTTGMRVSEVSGLKLPQLDLDLKVILVHGKGNKDRYVAFDEQTAKALKRYLTDSRSQLLGQQTDPQIVFLNNQGKPITSRGIEYVMQKVFNKAGVSGKVHPHELRHSFATAMLNNGADLRSVQELLGHANLSTTQIYTHVTMSHLQANYEQFFTRNNQKDEAK, translated from the coding sequence ATGACAACGCAGGATCAAGAGTTGCAAAGCTTTATTTCTTATTTGCAAAATGAGCGGCATTATAGTTCAAAGACGATTCAGTCTTACCAAACTGATTTGCTTGAGGCGAAGGCATTTTGGCAGGCTAATGGCGGGTTTGTAACTTGGCAAAAAATTAGTGAACGCGATGTTGAGATTTTTTTACAAAATCTTGCAGAGCGTAAATTAGCCAGAACAACGCAAGCTCGTAAAATGTCCAGTTTACGGTCATTTTATCGCTTTTTAACACGGCGGAAGGTAGTTAAGACTAACCCAACGCAAACAATTGTGCTCCGTAAAAAGACGCGCAAATTGCCCCAATTTTTCTATGCACCGGAAATGAAGCAGGTCTTTGCGACATTGACGGCTAGTGATCCACTAACGGTGCGTAACCTCGCGATGTTTGAGTTGTTTTATACAACTGGGATGCGGGTCAGTGAAGTTAGTGGATTAAAATTACCACAGCTAGATTTGGATTTAAAAGTGATTTTGGTTCACGGTAAAGGTAATAAGGACCGTTATGTCGCTTTTGATGAGCAAACTGCAAAAGCATTAAAGCGGTATTTAACCGACTCCCGGTCGCAACTTCTTGGTCAACAGACCGATCCGCAAATAGTCTTTTTAAATAATCAAGGTAAGCCAATCACATCACGTGGAATTGAATATGTGATGCAAAAAGTATTTAATAAGGCTGGGGTCAGCGGTAAGGTGCATCCCCATGAACTGCGTCACTCCTTTGCAACGGCAATGCTTAACAATGGCGCCGATCTGCGCAGCGTGCAGGAGTTACTGGGACATGCGAACTTGTCAACAACGCAAATTTATACCCACGTTACAATGAGCCACTTACAGGCTAATTACGAGCAATTTTTCACTCGTAATAATCAGAAAGATGAGGCAAAATAA
- the trmFO gene encoding methylenetetrahydrofolate--tRNA-(uracil(54)-C(5))-methyltransferase (FADH(2)-oxidizing) TrmFO, giving the protein MPKNITVIGGGLAGSEATWQLARRGIQVDLYEMRPTKLTPAHKTGNFAELVCTNSMRSNQLSNAVGLLKEEMRQLDSLILEAADRTQVPAGGALAVDRDKFSEYVTQKLHSLPNVTFHDEEITSIPQDGITVIATGPLTSDALADKIQQFSGTDSLHFFDAAAPIVAADSIDQEIVYKKSRYDRGEAAYLNCPMTKEEYDRFAQELVNAETAEMHGFENSEVFEGCMPIEVMAARGSKTMLFGPLKPVGLEDPHTGKTPYAVVQLRQDNAAASMYNIVGFQTHLKYGEQKRVFSMIPGLANARFVRYGKMHRNTYMASPEVLTASYEAKKQPGLFFAGQMTGVEGYVESAGSGLVAGINAARRALAEEPVAFPKVTALGSMANYVTTTSAKHFQPMNASFALIPGLEGKKVRNKRERHEKISERGLASLAKFKEEVLG; this is encoded by the coding sequence ATGCCTAAAAATATAACAGTAATTGGCGGTGGACTTGCCGGCAGTGAGGCAACGTGGCAATTAGCTAGGCGTGGAATTCAAGTTGACTTATACGAGATGCGTCCCACAAAGTTAACACCAGCGCATAAGACTGGTAATTTTGCCGAGTTAGTCTGCACCAACTCAATGCGATCTAACCAGTTGTCAAACGCCGTAGGCCTATTAAAAGAAGAAATGCGGCAACTAGATTCACTTATTTTAGAGGCAGCTGATAGAACCCAAGTTCCAGCCGGTGGTGCCTTAGCCGTTGATCGAGATAAATTTAGTGAGTATGTTACCCAGAAGTTGCATTCACTGCCTAATGTGACCTTTCATGATGAAGAAATCACGTCAATTCCGCAAGATGGAATTACGGTAATTGCGACTGGCCCTTTGACTAGTGATGCTCTGGCTGACAAAATTCAACAATTTTCTGGAACCGATAGTCTGCACTTCTTTGATGCAGCAGCACCAATTGTGGCGGCCGATTCAATTGATCAGGAGATTGTTTATAAAAAGTCCCGCTATGACCGCGGTGAAGCAGCTTATTTAAACTGTCCAATGACTAAAGAAGAATATGATCGCTTTGCTCAAGAGCTGGTCAATGCCGAAACAGCTGAAATGCACGGCTTTGAAAATAGTGAAGTTTTTGAAGGTTGTATGCCAATTGAGGTAATGGCCGCACGGGGAAGTAAAACAATGCTGTTTGGTCCCTTAAAGCCAGTTGGCTTGGAAGATCCTCACACGGGTAAAACGCCGTATGCCGTTGTTCAATTGCGCCAAGATAATGCGGCGGCTTCGATGTACAACATTGTCGGCTTCCAAACGCATCTGAAATACGGTGAGCAAAAGCGGGTTTTTTCAATGATTCCGGGCTTAGCCAATGCGCGCTTTGTCCGTTATGGTAAAATGCACCGTAATACCTACATGGCTTCACCAGAAGTCTTGACGGCTAGCTATGAAGCTAAAAAGCAACCCGGTTTGTTCTTTGCCGGACAAATGACAGGCGTTGAAGGTTACGTTGAAAGTGCCGGAAGTGGTTTAGTTGCCGGAATTAATGCAGCTAGAAGAGCGCTGGCAGAAGAACCGGTTGCTTTCCCGAAAGTAACAGCTCTTGGTTCGATGGCTAATTATGTAACTACCACTAGTGCTAAACACTTCCAACCGATGAATGCCAGTTTTGCCTTGATTCCGGGGCTTGAAGGCAAAAAGGTGCGGAATAAGCGTGAGCGTCACGAAAAAATTAGTGAACGCGGCTTAGCCAGTTTGGCTAAATTTAAAGAGGAAGTCTTGGGTTAA